One window of uncultured Methanoregula sp. genomic DNA carries:
- a CDS encoding Coenzyme F420 hydrogenase/dehydrogenase, beta subunit C-terminal domain — MAKKGDMLYAWTNDADIKKKAELGGAVTAIWKHALDTKAVDAVLVISKGKDLYDAKPTLVKTSAELANTAGSLHCGTLLLPKLIKKYFDGAETMKIGVTVKGCDAMAFYELAKRKQINLDNIVMIGVNCGGSVSPVLARKMIADKYGVDPDTVHKEEIDKGQFIIEYEGGHKGISVDELEEHGYGRRSNCRRCKMKVPRQADLACGNWGVIGEKAGKATFVEVCSEKGAKLVDGAVKSGVLSVEPSIPKGLDIRGKVEGAMLKLGDKWRKHDFEALGEGKDRLKKIMSETSRCIKCYSCISACPICYCVDCTTKNPSFVTPGEVPPNFMFHLIRFAHIADSCVNCGQCQELCPSEIPNALFMHAQQVELEKMFGHIPGVSMELPLMAYAEEKVERGRLHNTGSDLIYENVFKPFTGH, encoded by the coding sequence ATGGCAAAGAAAGGCGATATGCTCTACGCGTGGACCAACGACGCAGATATCAAGAAGAAAGCAGAACTCGGTGGCGCAGTCACCGCGATCTGGAAGCACGCACTTGACACCAAGGCAGTCGATGCCGTCCTCGTCATCTCGAAGGGCAAGGACCTCTACGATGCAAAGCCAACGCTCGTCAAGACCTCGGCCGAGCTCGCAAACACCGCCGGTTCACTCCACTGCGGTACCTTGCTCCTGCCCAAACTGATCAAGAAATATTTCGATGGTGCCGAGACTATGAAGATCGGTGTCACCGTCAAGGGCTGCGATGCAATGGCGTTCTACGAACTGGCCAAGCGCAAGCAGATCAATCTTGACAACATCGTCATGATCGGTGTCAACTGCGGTGGGTCGGTCAGCCCGGTCCTCGCCCGCAAGATGATTGCCGACAAGTATGGCGTTGACCCGGACACGGTCCACAAGGAAGAGATCGATAAGGGCCAGTTCATCATCGAGTACGAAGGCGGCCACAAGGGTATCTCCGTGGACGAGCTCGAAGAGCACGGCTATGGCCGGCGCAGCAACTGCCGCCGCTGCAAGATGAAAGTTCCCCGCCAGGCAGACCTTGCCTGCGGTAACTGGGGTGTCATCGGTGAAAAGGCCGGTAAGGCAACCTTCGTTGAAGTCTGCTCCGAGAAAGGTGCGAAGCTCGTTGACGGCGCGGTAAAGTCCGGTGTCCTTTCCGTTGAGCCATCCATCCCTAAGGGTCTCGACATCCGCGGCAAAGTCGAGGGTGCGATGCTCAAACTCGGCGACAAGTGGCGCAAGCACGACTTTGAAGCGCTCGGTGAAGGCAAGGATCGCTTGAAGAAGATCATGAGCGAGACCTCCCGCTGTATCAAGTGCTACTCATGCATCAGCGCCTGCCCCATCTGCTACTGCGTTGACTGCACAACCAAGAACCCCTCCTTTGTGACGCCCGGCGAAGTTCCCCCGAACTTCATGTTCCACCTCATCCGCTTTGCTCACATTGCGGACTCCTGTGTCAACTGCGGCCAGTGCCAGGAACTCTGCCCATCAGAGATTCCGAACGCACTCTTCATGCATGCCCAGCAGGTCGAGCTTGAGAAGATGTTCGGCCACATTCCCGGTGTCAGCATGGAACTCCCGCTCATGGCCTATGCCGAAGAGAAGGTCGAGCGCGGCCGGCTCCACAACACCGGTAGCGACCTGATCTACGAGAATGTGTTCAAACCCTTTACAGGGCACTAA
- a CDS encoding ferritin family protein gives MKSEDAKKILSIAIDREVEAYSFYRSVSDRVKDPALKKLFDELAGEEKKHREFLQAFLTKDVGKMHFDAKKDYKVGDSLPTPKLSVDLKPLDGLVIAIKKELEAMQMYTQLANSSTETEQQLLFSQLANMEKGHKTRLEDLYTEMAFPEAW, from the coding sequence ATGAAATCAGAAGATGCAAAGAAAATTCTATCCATTGCGATTGACAGAGAAGTGGAAGCGTACTCATTTTATCGCAGTGTTTCCGATCGGGTGAAAGATCCGGCACTGAAAAAATTATTCGATGAACTTGCCGGAGAAGAGAAGAAGCACCGGGAGTTCCTCCAGGCATTCCTCACTAAAGATGTAGGCAAAATGCACTTTGATGCAAAGAAGGACTACAAGGTCGGGGACTCATTGCCAACGCCGAAACTTAGTGTTGACCTGAAACCGCTCGATGGCCTTGTCATTGCTATCAAGAAAGAACTTGAGGCAATGCAGATGTACACGCAGCTCGCCAACAGCTCGACCGAGACCGAGCAGCAGCTGCTCTTCTCCCAACTGGCAAACATGGAAAAAGGCCACAAGACCCGGCTCGAGGATCTCTACACGGAGATGGCCTTCCCGGAAGCCTGGTAA
- the fdhF gene encoding formate dehydrogenase subunit alpha, producing the protein MEFKYVPTTCPYCGTGCGFNLVVVDKKVVGVQPWQRNPVNEGKLCPKGNYAWEFINSPDRLTKPLIKKDGKFEEASWDEAYKLIASRFKSYKGDEIQCLSSARVSNEENYLMQKFARAVLKTPNVDHCARLCHASTVVGLAGAFGSGAMTNSITDIGESKCVFVIGSNTFENHPLIGRQIMLARQRGGKVIVADPRLTPTAKQADLYMQFHSGTDVAIFNGMMQHIIKNGWENKDFIRNRTKDYEKLKEVVMKPDYALDKVSKICGIPAEQLATAAEWIAKAESSNILYSMGITQHTTGVDNVKSTANLQMLTGHLGKRGGGVCALRGQNNVQGACDMGALPNVYSGYQAVINADLQKKMKDAWGVSEIAEGRVGYTVTEMVNVLADTPGKLKCLYIMGENPMISDPDLHHVEKGLKNAEFIVVQDIFLTETARMADVVLPAACYAEKDGTQTSTERRVQKWRKAQDPPGEAKADWQIFCELAKVMGFEKQFPYKSPEEIFTEIAKVTPSYGGMTYARLEKPEALHWPCPTADHPGTPILHKEKFTHPDGLGVFTPIEFKYPAEVPDKDFPIILTTGRCIWQWHTGSMTRRSPSLEREEPTGWIEINTEDAKEWGIKDKEMVKAVSRRGDITIGARVTKGIKRGEVFIPFHFVECAANVLTNNALDPTAKIPEFKACALRIEKIKEA; encoded by the coding sequence ATGGAATTCAAGTATGTGCCAACTACGTGTCCGTATTGCGGAACCGGGTGCGGCTTCAACCTCGTTGTCGTAGACAAGAAGGTTGTTGGTGTCCAGCCCTGGCAGCGTAATCCGGTTAACGAAGGAAAGCTCTGTCCGAAGGGCAACTATGCCTGGGAGTTCATCAACAGCCCGGACCGTTTAACAAAACCCCTTATCAAGAAGGATGGCAAGTTCGAGGAAGCAAGCTGGGATGAAGCCTACAAGCTGATCGCCTCCAGGTTCAAGTCCTACAAAGGTGACGAGATCCAGTGTCTTTCCTCAGCGCGTGTCTCCAACGAAGAGAACTATTTAATGCAGAAGTTTGCCCGGGCGGTTCTGAAAACCCCCAATGTCGACCACTGCGCCCGGCTCTGCCATGCGTCAACGGTTGTCGGACTTGCCGGTGCGTTCGGCTCCGGTGCCATGACCAATTCGATCACTGATATCGGTGAGTCGAAATGTGTCTTTGTCATCGGTTCCAATACGTTCGAGAACCACCCGCTTATCGGCCGGCAGATCATGCTTGCCCGGCAGCGGGGCGGCAAGGTCATTGTTGCCGATCCAAGGCTTACCCCGACCGCTAAACAGGCAGATCTCTACATGCAGTTCCACTCGGGTACCGATGTGGCAATCTTCAACGGCATGATGCAGCATATCATCAAGAACGGCTGGGAGAACAAGGACTTCATCAGGAACCGCACGAAGGATTACGAGAAACTCAAGGAAGTCGTGATGAAACCCGACTATGCCCTTGACAAGGTCTCGAAGATCTGTGGTATCCCCGCTGAACAGCTCGCCACTGCAGCTGAGTGGATCGCAAAGGCCGAGTCCAGCAACATCCTCTACTCAATGGGAATTACCCAGCACACCACCGGTGTTGACAATGTCAAGTCCACAGCCAACCTCCAGATGCTGACCGGGCATCTCGGCAAGCGTGGCGGTGGTGTCTGTGCCCTTCGTGGTCAGAACAATGTGCAGGGAGCCTGCGACATGGGTGCACTGCCGAATGTGTACAGCGGTTACCAGGCAGTCATCAATGCAGATCTCCAGAAGAAAATGAAGGATGCCTGGGGCGTTTCCGAGATTGCTGAGGGCAGAGTTGGTTACACGGTCACCGAGATGGTTAATGTCCTCGCTGACACACCCGGGAAGCTCAAGTGCCTGTACATCATGGGAGAGAACCCGATGATCTCCGACCCCGACCTTCATCACGTAGAGAAGGGTTTGAAGAATGCTGAGTTCATTGTCGTGCAGGATATATTCCTGACCGAGACCGCCCGGATGGCAGATGTTGTCCTTCCTGCGGCGTGTTATGCCGAAAAGGATGGTACCCAGACCTCGACAGAGCGCCGTGTCCAGAAATGGAGAAAGGCACAGGATCCGCCCGGCGAGGCAAAAGCAGACTGGCAGATCTTCTGCGAGCTTGCCAAGGTCATGGGATTTGAGAAACAGTTCCCGTACAAGAGCCCCGAAGAGATTTTCACCGAGATTGCGAAGGTCACTCCCTCTTACGGTGGCATGACATATGCCCGGCTTGAGAAGCCGGAAGCTCTTCACTGGCCCTGCCCGACCGCCGATCACCCGGGAACCCCGATCCTGCACAAGGAGAAATTCACCCATCCCGATGGGCTTGGCGTCTTCACTCCCATCGAGTTCAAGTACCCGGCTGAAGTACCGGACAAGGACTTCCCGATAATCTTAACCACCGGGCGCTGCATCTGGCAGTGGCACACAGGTTCCATGACCCGCCGCTCACCCAGTCTTGAGCGTGAGGAACCGACCGGCTGGATTGAAATCAACACCGAGGATGCGAAGGAATGGGGTATCAAGGACAAGGAAATGGTCAAGGCTGTCTCCCGTAGAGGTGACATCACCATCGGCGCCCGTGTAACGAAGGGCATCAAGAGAGGCGAGGTTTTCATCCCGTTCCACTTTGTTGAATGTGCAGCAAATGTGCTCACCAACAACGCTCTTGATCCTACGGCAAAGATTCCCGAGTTCAAAGCCTGTGCTTTGAGAATCGAGAAGATCAAGGAGGCCTGA
- a CDS encoding Coenzyme F420 hydrogenase/dehydrogenase, beta subunit C-terminal domain: MAKKGDMLYAWTNDADIKKKAELGGAVTALWKYALESKMVDAVLVITKGTDLYDAQPVLIRDPKELAKTAGSLHCGTLLLPKLVTKYLEGAETMKLGVTVKGCDAMAFYELAKRKQINLDNIVMIGVNCGGSVSPVLARKMITEKYGVDPDVVHKEEIDKGQFIIEYEGGHKGISVDELEEHGYGRRSNCRRCKMKVPRQADLACGNWGVIGEKAGKATFVEVCSEKGANLVSGAVKNGILATEAANPKGLDIRGKVEGAMLKLGDKWRKKDFEGLGDGKDRLKKIMSETSRCIKCYSCISACPICYCIDCTTKNPAYVTPGEVPPNFMFHLIRFAHIAPSCVNCGQCQELCPAEIPNALFMHAQQVEIEQMFGTVPGIDMELPLLAYAEEKVERARLHNTGSDMIYENVFNPLTKH, translated from the coding sequence ATGGCAAAGAAAGGCGATATGCTCTACGCGTGGACCAATGATGCAGATATCAAAAAGAAAGCAGAACTCGGTGGTGCAGTAACTGCTCTCTGGAAGTACGCTCTCGAGTCCAAGATGGTTGACGCGGTGCTCGTCATCACCAAGGGAACTGATCTCTATGATGCACAGCCGGTCCTGATCCGGGATCCCAAGGAACTGGCAAAGACTGCGGGTTCACTTCACTGTGGTACACTCCTCCTCCCCAAACTTGTAACAAAATACCTGGAAGGCGCCGAGACTATGAAGCTCGGTGTCACCGTCAAGGGCTGCGATGCAATGGCGTTCTACGAACTGGCCAAGCGCAAGCAGATCAACCTTGACAACATCGTCATGATCGGTGTCAACTGCGGTGGGTCGGTCAGCCCGGTCCTCGCCCGCAAGATGATCACCGAGAAGTACGGTGTTGACCCGGATGTGGTCCACAAGGAAGAGATCGACAAAGGTCAGTTCATCATCGAGTACGAAGGCGGCCACAAAGGTATATCTGTCGACGAACTCGAAGAGCACGGTTATGGCCGAAGGTCAAACTGCCGCCGCTGCAAGATGAAAGTTCCCCGCCAGGCAGATCTTGCCTGCGGAAACTGGGGTGTCATCGGCGAAAAGGCCGGTAAGGCAACCTTCGTTGAAGTCTGCTCCGAGAAAGGTGCAAACCTTGTCTCCGGCGCGGTCAAGAACGGCATCCTTGCAACCGAGGCAGCCAACCCCAAGGGTCTCGACATCCGCGGCAAGGTTGAGGGTGCCATGCTCAAGCTTGGCGACAAGTGGCGCAAGAAGGATTTCGAAGGACTTGGTGACGGTAAGGACCGCTTAAAGAAGATCATGAGCGAGACCTCCCGCTGTATCAAGTGCTACTCGTGCATCAGCGCCTGCCCCATCTGCTACTGCATTGACTGCACGACCAAGAACCCGGCCTACGTGACCCCCGGCGAAGTTCCCCCGAACTTCATGTTCCACCTCATCCGGTTTGCCCATATTGCCCCCTCCTGCGTAAACTGCGGCCAGTGCCAGGAACTCTGCCCTGCAGAGATCCCCAACGCCCTCTTCATGCATGCCCAGCAGGTTGAGATCGAACAGATGTTCGGCACGGTGCCGGGCATTGACATGGAGCTCCCGCTCCTCGCGTATGCTGAAGAGAAAGTCGAGCGTGCCCGGCTTCACAATACCGGCAGCGACATGATCTATGAGAACGTGTTCAATCCCTTAACCAAACACTAA
- a CDS encoding carbonic anhydrase — translation MFLGNAVFRETDFLPNLPYWRKIVLEQQPKILWIGCSDSRVNPERITGSNPGELFVQRNIGNIVPSQDWNFTTVLEYALMKLKVEHVIICGHSDCGAIKALDHDESEDYYISVWLNNAKEAKDRVDAKIKKPETPQEIKERSRLIEMENIRLQMEHLKAHPLVRKTLKERPVNFHCLYFDLMTGKLTPVD, via the coding sequence ATGTTTTTGGGAAATGCGGTATTTCGTGAAACTGATTTTTTACCCAATCTTCCGTACTGGAGGAAAATTGTCCTCGAGCAACAACCAAAAATTTTATGGATTGGGTGTTCTGATTCGCGGGTTAACCCGGAACGGATCACCGGATCCAATCCCGGTGAATTGTTTGTCCAGAGGAATATCGGCAATATCGTCCCGTCTCAGGATTGGAATTTTACTACGGTTCTCGAATATGCGTTAATGAAGCTCAAGGTGGAACACGTCATTATCTGCGGACATTCTGACTGTGGAGCGATAAAAGCACTGGACCACGATGAAAGCGAGGATTATTACATATCAGTCTGGTTAAATAATGCAAAGGAAGCAAAAGACCGGGTTGACGCAAAGATCAAAAAACCGGAAACCCCTCAAGAGATCAAGGAACGGTCCCGGCTGATCGAGATGGAAAATATCCGGCTTCAGATGGAACACTTAAAAGCACATCCTCTCGTGAGAAAGACTCTCAAGGAACGCCCCGTTAATTTCCACTGCCTGTATTTCGATCTTATGACCGGGAAACTTACGCCTGTCGATTAA
- a CDS encoding chemotaxis protein CheW, producing MVQLLLFTIEEIRCAIPLAATSHVIRMVKLVKKTSGHPWEAGTINHHGTIIPVISMRSILGLAESPPRLTDMLIIAHAGTGDVALWVDATNGVQEIPYSPELLEIPDSPESGTPGIRRTAEGLLYIHDLSGLITYGSTIQVPGIPPPKSKPKEPPAEVTRIDALLEERAKIIALPEHELSETGIVEVLKFRLAYQEYALEMQYVREVILTGEITPVPGTPDYISGICVVRGEIISLVDLRVLLSIPERGLTDLNRVIVVTNRALTFGILADHITGIGILGLDKISTPDSGEMTARNNYLKGIAEGPLIVLDAALLFADPRMVIEDA from the coding sequence ATGGTCCAGTTGCTTTTATTCACTATTGAGGAAATCCGCTGTGCAATCCCTCTTGCCGCAACATCGCATGTGATCAGAATGGTCAAACTGGTCAAAAAAACGAGCGGCCATCCGTGGGAAGCCGGAACGATAAACCATCACGGGACAATTATCCCGGTTATATCCATGCGATCCATTCTCGGTCTGGCCGAATCGCCCCCCCGTCTCACGGATATGCTGATCATCGCCCATGCCGGAACCGGCGATGTTGCACTGTGGGTTGATGCTACGAACGGCGTGCAAGAGATCCCGTATTCTCCCGAACTTCTGGAAATTCCAGACTCCCCCGAATCAGGAACCCCCGGTATCCGAAGAACTGCTGAAGGATTGTTGTACATCCATGATCTTTCCGGGCTCATTACTTATGGCTCAACTATTCAGGTTCCGGGAATCCCTCCCCCAAAGTCAAAACCGAAGGAACCCCCGGCAGAGGTTACCCGGATCGATGCGCTTCTTGAGGAACGGGCAAAAATAATTGCACTGCCTGAGCATGAATTGTCCGAGACAGGAATCGTTGAGGTTCTCAAATTCCGGCTCGCGTACCAGGAATATGCCCTGGAGATGCAGTATGTCCGGGAAGTCATCCTGACCGGTGAAATTACACCCGTTCCCGGAACCCCGGATTATATCTCAGGGATCTGTGTGGTGCGGGGAGAGATCATTTCTCTTGTGGATCTCCGCGTCCTGCTCTCCATTCCGGAACGAGGGCTGACAGACCTGAACCGTGTGATCGTAGTGACAAACAGGGCATTAACATTTGGCATTCTTGCCGATCACATCACGGGGATCGGAATACTCGGGCTGGACAAAATCTCCACCCCCGATTCGGGGGAGATGACTGCGCGGAATAATTACCTCAAAGGAATTGCGGAAGGACCCCTGATTGTACTTGATGCCGCTCTCCTTTTTGCCGATCCCAGAATGGTTATTGAAGATGCCTGA
- a CDS encoding Cache 3/Cache 2 fusion domain-containing protein, which yields MFEFFSNMKVGTKILVICLFLAIIPTLLLGLVAYSSSSTVINEQIQTLLETQVQDMKGWTNDVYKLTRNKVNSDLNVAKQNFYGKGTPQIINDKMTLVDSKGNEYIVNDNFEIVDKVQSLVGGAATVFQVYNNTYAARISTNVLDSNGHRAVGTHLTDNVYEVAVVKGETYYGRRDLFGKNYVTAYEPIRDPHGNVIGVLFVGTEEGQTLDVVKKSIRETVVGTHGYMYVLDSAGNVLVHPSLEGQNLAQQDYVQVMFRNKEGAVPHEVNGTQVLDAYTYYEPLDWYIVSRAELSDFSAPIDTIRNTIFALVFGSMTIGVVVAVLFGRSISGPLQQVVVMIKELRNGHLSARLNIRRKDEIGVMSATMDEFADDLQTNVVGGIKKIANGEYIERFSEPVDDRDEIRPALKMMVDSLDHLHKETIKLTDAARAGDLSVRGDETAFRGGYRMIIAGFNKTLETITEPVNEAMRLARFYASGDLTARFDEKIPVAGEFVAYRDALNTIGIELQRLMKLINEELYEGISVLSSASSEILTVTTQLSSASSQTATTVNETSDTVESVRTKTDLINQKTKEVSEKAVNALNDSVDGQKSVQEILDGMNHIQRQMDMIGMNVIKLSEQSQAIGEIIATVTDISEQSNLLAVNASIEAAKAGEFGKGFAVVAHEIHNLAEQSKQATANIRTILTDIQRGVSSTVVSTERGTRSVADAVRLTSDAREAIEVLTRSTAESSHQAIEIASSIHEQAAGMDQISLAMEKIRDAAQKNLEITQKAEKTAEDLHELGLRLKKLTVQYHV from the coding sequence ATGTTCGAGTTTTTCTCCAATATGAAAGTCGGGACCAAGATCCTGGTTATCTGTCTTTTTCTCGCAATCATCCCGACACTGCTGCTTGGACTGGTAGCCTATTCCAGCTCAAGCACGGTGATCAACGAGCAGATCCAGACTCTTCTCGAAACCCAGGTCCAGGATATGAAAGGATGGACCAACGATGTTTACAAGCTCACGCGGAACAAGGTCAACAGCGATCTCAACGTGGCCAAACAGAATTTTTACGGTAAAGGGACCCCGCAGATCATCAACGACAAGATGACCCTTGTTGACAGCAAAGGCAACGAATATATTGTAAACGACAACTTTGAGATCGTTGACAAGGTCCAGTCCCTGGTTGGTGGTGCAGCGACCGTTTTCCAGGTCTACAACAATACGTACGCCGCCCGCATTTCCACCAATGTCCTCGACTCGAACGGGCACCGTGCTGTCGGTACACACCTTACCGATAATGTGTATGAAGTCGCCGTGGTGAAAGGCGAAACCTACTACGGGCGCCGCGATCTGTTCGGGAAAAATTATGTCACCGCGTACGAACCGATCCGGGATCCCCATGGAAACGTGATAGGGGTTCTGTTCGTTGGCACCGAGGAAGGACAGACCCTTGATGTCGTGAAAAAAAGTATCCGCGAAACCGTTGTAGGTACGCACGGGTACATGTACGTGCTTGACAGTGCGGGAAACGTACTCGTCCACCCGAGTCTTGAAGGTCAGAACCTGGCACAGCAGGATTATGTTCAGGTGATGTTCAGGAACAAGGAAGGCGCAGTCCCCCACGAGGTGAACGGGACGCAGGTCCTTGACGCGTATACTTATTACGAACCCCTCGACTGGTACATCGTATCGCGGGCGGAACTCTCTGACTTCAGCGCCCCCATCGATACCATCAGGAACACGATCTTCGCCCTTGTTTTCGGATCGATGACGATTGGTGTAGTTGTTGCCGTCCTCTTTGGCAGATCCATATCCGGACCCCTGCAGCAGGTCGTCGTGATGATCAAGGAGCTCAGGAACGGTCATCTTTCGGCCCGGCTGAATATCCGTCGTAAAGATGAGATTGGTGTCATGTCCGCGACCATGGATGAATTTGCCGATGATCTCCAGACAAATGTCGTGGGGGGCATCAAGAAGATCGCAAATGGTGAGTATATCGAACGTTTCTCGGAGCCCGTGGATGATCGCGATGAGATCCGGCCGGCCCTCAAGATGATGGTCGATTCCCTGGACCACCTCCATAAAGAGACGATCAAGCTAACCGATGCTGCACGGGCCGGAGACCTGTCGGTGCGGGGAGATGAGACTGCATTCCGTGGCGGGTACAGGATGATTATCGCCGGTTTCAACAAGACCCTTGAGACCATTACAGAACCGGTGAATGAGGCCATGCGTCTTGCACGGTTTTATGCCTCCGGTGACCTTACCGCGCGGTTCGACGAGAAGATACCGGTAGCCGGTGAATTTGTCGCGTACCGCGATGCGCTCAATACCATCGGGATCGAGCTCCAGCGCCTGATGAAACTGATCAACGAAGAACTCTATGAAGGGATCTCGGTCCTGTCCTCTGCCTCAAGTGAGATCCTGACGGTTACCACCCAGCTGTCCTCGGCGAGTTCACAGACCGCAACAACCGTGAACGAGACTTCCGATACGGTAGAAAGCGTCCGGACAAAGACCGATCTCATTAACCAGAAGACAAAGGAGGTTTCCGAGAAAGCGGTGAATGCACTCAATGATTCCGTTGACGGGCAGAAATCCGTACAGGAAATCCTCGATGGCATGAATCATATCCAGCGGCAGATGGATATGATCGGCATGAATGTTATCAAACTCTCCGAACAGAGCCAGGCAATCGGTGAGATCATTGCAACTGTCACCGATATCTCCGAACAGTCCAACCTGCTCGCCGTGAATGCCTCGATCGAGGCAGCAAAGGCCGGTGAATTCGGCAAGGGCTTTGCCGTTGTAGCCCACGAGATCCATAACCTTGCCGAGCAGTCCAAGCAGGCAACCGCCAATATCCGGACCATCCTGACGGATATCCAGAGGGGTGTATCTTCCACCGTGGTCTCGACCGAGCGGGGGACACGTTCCGTAGCAGATGCGGTACGCCTGACCAGCGACGCCCGTGAGGCGATCGAAGTACTCACACGTTCCACTGCGGAGTCTTCCCACCAGGCAATCGAGATTGCATCCTCTATCCACGAACAGGCTGCCGGCATGGACCAGATCTCGCTTGCCATGGAAAAAATCCGCGATGCGGCGCAGAAGAACCTCGAGATCACCCAGAAAGCTGAGAAGACTGCAGAAGATCTGCACGAACTGGGTCTCCGGTTAAAGAAACTCACGGTGCAGTACCACGTGTGA